One segment of Erigeron canadensis isolate Cc75 chromosome 2, C_canadensis_v1, whole genome shotgun sequence DNA contains the following:
- the LOC122589759 gene encoding actin-related protein 2/3 complex subunit 2A: MILLQSQSRYLLQILTNRLHNIEKGVELDCHWVEFDDIRYHIQASIKNPHLLHLSVSLPTPPPETAFSNGLPLGAIEAIKAAYGTVVHILDPPRDGFNLTVKLNLSKLPPNEENRQALLVKIASVREVVMGAPLRVILKRLASRSVPSSAGVLVPLVHRPNESFFLLPQVEKATVVFPMRFNDSVDTVLATSFLQEFVEARRSAGLNNAPACLWSSSPPSELKDAPQQALSANAGFVSFVISPRHVEGKKLDKTVWNLSTFHAYVNYHVKCSEGFMHTRMRRRVESLIQALDRAKPDENASIAAQSKSFKRLSIEDTRGNSHS; the protein is encoded by the exons ATGATATTACTTCAGTCTCAGTCTAGATATCTCCTACAGATCTTAACTAACCGCCTTCACAA TATCGAGAAAGGAGTTGAGTTGGACTGCCATTGGGTTGAATTTGATGACATTCGGTATCATATTCAG GCATCAATAAAGAATCCACATCTTCTGCATCTATCAGTATCACTCCCGACTCCACCTCCAGAAACTGCCTTCTCAAACGGACTTCCACTTGGCGCCATTGAGGCTATAAAAGCGGCTTATGGGACAGTTGTTCATATTCTTGATCCTCCAAGAGATGGTTTTAATCTCACAGTTAAACTTAACTTGTCCAAACTTCCTCCAAATGAAG AGAATAGACAAGCGCTTTTGGTTAAAATTGCATCTGTGAGGGAGGTGGTAATGGGTGCTCCATTACGAGTAATTTTGAAGCGCCTAGCATCCAGGTCTGTGCCTTCCAGTGCTGGAGTTCTTGTCCCCCTTGTGCACCGACCAAATGAATCATTCTTTCTTCTTCCACAG GTAGAAAAGGCGACTGTTGTGTTTCCTATGAGATTTAATGATTCCGTTGATACCGTACTTGCAACATCATTTCTACAG GAGTTTGTGGAAGCAAGGCGTAGTGCTGGACTTAATAATGCCCCTGCTTGTTTGTGGTCTTCTTCTCCCCCTAGTGAACTGAAGGACGCTCCTCAACAAGCATTGTCTGCAAATGCTGGTTTTGTTTCATTTG TTATCTCCCCACGCCATGTAGAAGGAAAAAAACTGGACAAAACCGTTTGGAATTTATCAACCTTCCATGCATATGTGAACTATCATGTGAAG TGTTCAGAAGGCTTCATGCACACTCGTATGAGACGTCGAGTAGAATCATTAATCCAG GCCCTTGATCGTGCCAAGCCAGATGAAAATGCATCTATAGCAGCCCAAAGCAAATCCTTTAAAAGACTG AGCATTGAAGACACACGGGGAAATTCACATTCGTAA